A single window of Leishmania panamensis strain MHOM/PA/94/PSC-1 chromosome 35 sequence DNA harbors:
- a CDS encoding hypothetical protein (TriTrypDB/GeneDB-style sysID: LpmP.35.4240), whose product MDVKMWSIKVNVDVEIPYKFLPQNISQLYRLQDVPCAEFRSFFKHMQIFSLLSIFTGFIVWVFTVSSFFTRMFLPLLWLFLWVTIAFTATTVAMIFRILFDGACYGEVEEIPPFTSLAVPMGGFALALICFQTYLVTSIMTVFL is encoded by the coding sequence ATGGATGTAAAGATGTGGTCAATCAAGGTAAACGTCGATGTGGAGATTCCATACAAATTCCTGCCGCAAAACATCTCGCAGCTGTATCGCCTGCAGGATGTGCCTTGCGCCGAGTTTCGAAGCTTCTTCAAGCACATGCAGATTTTCAGTCTCCTCTCGATCTTCACTGGATTCATTGTATGGGTGTTTACAGTCTCCAGCTTCTTTACCCGCATGTTCCTGCCGCTGTTGTGGCTATTCCTGTGGGTGACTATCGCTTTCACGGCAACGACGGTGGCCATGATATTCCGAATTCTTTTCGATGGCGCGTGCTATGGTGAGGTTGAAGAGATTCCACCATTCACAAGTCTGGCCGTTCCGATGGGCGGCTTTGCGCTTGCTCTTATTTGTTTCCAAACATACCTTGTCACCTCCATCATGACGGTATTCTTATAA